The Candidatus Edwardsbacteria bacterium genome has a segment encoding these proteins:
- a CDS encoding biopolymer transporter ExbD: MGAVDMGPQESGKKKGGLRKRKGRPNIVLDMTPMVDIGFLLVIFFMTTTRFKEPQAIEITLPPETEPGTEKPVAQSNVLSVNIMKDGTILQNIGFDVPALVGMESLDSLMLNSKLANIKKMPAHIDGRTQVYYESGPDFLDKYDKFMADNKGKRIPREIRDSLDMVRDEKICRLTVLVQVNRESSYDKVVAVMDAIQQNQVARFAIVEQTEDHLKAIEEAKKKAAAAAKGGK, translated from the coding sequence ATGGGCGCAGTAGATATGGGGCCCCAAGAAAGCGGCAAGAAAAAAGGCGGATTGCGCAAGCGCAAAGGCCGGCCCAATATAGTCCTGGACATGACCCCGATGGTGGACATCGGCTTCCTGCTGGTGATCTTCTTCATGACCACCACCCGGTTCAAGGAACCCCAGGCCATCGAGATCACCCTGCCCCCGGAAACAGAGCCCGGCACCGAGAAACCGGTGGCCCAGTCCAATGTACTTTCGGTGAATATCATGAAGGACGGCACCATTTTGCAGAATATCGGTTTTGATGTTCCGGCCTTGGTGGGGATGGAATCGCTGGATTCACTGATGCTGAACAGCAAACTGGCCAATATCAAGAAGATGCCGGCCCACATCGACGGCCGGACCCAGGTCTATTACGAATCGGGCCCGGATTTCCTGGACAAGTACGACAAATTCATGGCCGACAACAAGGGCAAAAGGATACCCCGGGAGATCCGCGACAGCCTGGATATGGTCCGGGACGAGAAGATCTGCCGCCTGACGGTGCTGGTGCAGGTGAACCGGGAGAGCAGCTACGACAAGGTGGTGGCGGTGATGGATGCCATCCAGCAGAACCAGGTGGCCCGTTTTGCCATCGTGGAGCAGACCGAGGATCATCTGAAGGCCATCGAGGAAGCCAAGAAAAAGGCCGCCGCAGCCGCGAAAGGGGGAAAATAG
- a CDS encoding energy transducer TonB → MNSNINIFFPVAGTLVGLILAWLVLTIQAREYSSLGFGVKQSKVLIPLHLKKGMLISLSFMLLLVLGGLSYFAVNAYIEAHRPIPEAPMVRITYSQLGAPPSLSSSTVEQVQVASAAVAAAPTMGVPKPVADDKAVDEAAYTQSELGAMSAGMATTEGASGASNLQVEEVVPDRAAYVAVDKAPEIVKAGKAEYPDIVKKAGIEGKVYLQLLIDFDGHVKMAVVAKSSGNVSLDEAAVEAGKQCIFTPAVAPGGKPVRVWVMWPVTFKINQ, encoded by the coding sequence ATGAACAGTAACATCAATATCTTCTTTCCGGTGGCCGGCACTTTGGTGGGGCTGATCCTAGCCTGGTTGGTGTTAACCATCCAGGCCCGGGAATACTCATCCCTGGGTTTTGGCGTCAAACAATCCAAGGTATTGATCCCCCTGCACCTCAAGAAGGGCATGCTGATATCGCTGTCCTTTATGCTGTTGCTGGTGCTGGGAGGGCTCTCTTATTTTGCGGTCAATGCATATATAGAGGCCCACCGGCCGATACCGGAGGCCCCGATGGTCAGGATCACCTACAGCCAGCTGGGCGCGCCGCCCTCTTTAAGCAGTTCCACCGTGGAGCAGGTGCAGGTGGCATCGGCCGCGGTGGCTGCAGCCCCCACCATGGGCGTTCCCAAACCGGTGGCCGACGACAAGGCGGTGGACGAAGCCGCCTATACCCAGTCCGAACTGGGAGCCATGTCGGCCGGCATGGCCACCACCGAGGGAGCCTCCGGAGCCAGCAATCTGCAGGTGGAGGAAGTGGTCCCCGACCGGGCGGCATATGTGGCGGTGGACAAGGCCCCCGAAATTGTGAAAGCCGGCAAGGCGGAATATCCGGATATCGTCAAAAAAGCCGGCATCGAAGGAAAGGTCTATCTGCAGCTCCTGATCGATTTCGACGGGCACGTCAAAATGGCCGTAGTGGCCAAAAGCTCAGGGAATGTGTCTCTGGACGAAGCGGCCGTGGAGGCCGGGAAGCAATGTATCTTCACTCCGGCCGTGGCCCCGGGCGGCAAACCGGTCCGGGTCTGGGTGATGTGGCCGGTTACCTTTAAGATCAACCAGTAA
- a CDS encoding peptidylprolyl isomerase → MKKILTIMVGLSLAAFISCKKEEMASLQSQVPAESQAQPDVKRIMEKPVVVLDTDFGQIEIELFPKDAPQTVLNFVSKTLARSFDGTTFHRLVPGFVIQGGDPLSKDSDPNNDGYGGEQMGAEPRQKSNLRGTISMASSSRAQPIDSQSDAQFFINLDDQCARLDQMGFIPFGKVVKGMEVVDKIAKQPRDMRDRPTKNITIKSITVKQ, encoded by the coding sequence ATGAAAAAAATATTGACCATCATGGTGGGCCTTTCGCTGGCAGCTTTCATCTCCTGCAAAAAGGAGGAGATGGCAAGCCTGCAGAGCCAGGTTCCGGCTGAATCCCAGGCCCAGCCCGATGTCAAGAGGATCATGGAGAAACCGGTGGTGGTTCTGGATACCGATTTCGGCCAGATAGAGATAGAGCTGTTTCCCAAGGATGCCCCCCAGACCGTTCTGAATTTCGTCAGCAAGACTTTGGCCCGGTCATTCGACGGGACCACCTTCCACCGGCTGGTCCCCGGTTTTGTGATCCAGGGGGGAGACCCACTGTCCAAGGACAGCGATCCCAATAACGACGGCTATGGCGGGGAGCAGATGGGAGCCGAGCCGCGCCAGAAGTCCAACCTTCGGGGGACCATCTCCATGGCTTCCTCCTCGCGGGCCCAGCCGATAGATTCCCAGTCCGACGCCCAGTTCTTCATCAATCTGGACGACCAATGCGCCCGGCTGGACCAGATGGGCTTCATCCCATTCGGCAAGGTGGTCAAGGGCATGGAGGTGGTGGACAAAATAGCAAAACAGCCCCGCGATATGCGGGACCGCCCCACCAAGAATATCACCATCAAGAGCATCACCGTCAAACAATGA
- a CDS encoding sigma 54-interacting transcriptional regulator, whose amino-acid sequence MPVSQRMQNAENLIAEAELELASIAQALEERRSTVSFLSPDQGRERLDLLLEVSRRLSRVLNLDQLLNVIMDSVLSLTRAERGFLMLYEEDVLKFRVIRNPQNQEWAGEDYQISHTLTQQVIDSGQPLWVKDACQDAAYSQSASIADLKLRSCMCVPLFSGQTDSRKLLGVIYVDSQQLHESFSAQDLDLFSALAGQAAISIENARLVDDIRRLEEEKRTQLERENLSLQKLLEEKGELLGQGQAMEQVFTMIRRVSGSDASILLLGESGTGKGLAAKALHQLSSRQDRPFVVIDCGAIPENLLESELFGYEKGAFTGAYAKKPGKFEMANGGTIFLDEVGDLPLLLQAKLLRVLQEGIIEHIGGRDPIKVDVRVIAATNRNLEGEVKAQRFRQDLYYRLNVVTINMPALRERQSDILLLASVFLERFAAKYRKGITGFESQAKQALMEHPWPGNVRELEHRIERAVIMCDEKQITAQHLELKQEPPRAALGRLKNIKQDLERQLLSQALAANQGDITAAARQLGITRQQVYRLMARYKIK is encoded by the coding sequence ATGCCGGTTAGCCAGAGGATGCAGAATGCCGAGAACCTGATAGCCGAAGCGGAGCTGGAGCTGGCCTCCATCGCCCAGGCGCTGGAGGAGCGAAGGAGCACGGTTTCGTTCCTTTCCCCGGACCAGGGCCGGGAACGGCTGGACCTGCTGCTGGAGGTATCCCGCCGGCTGAGCCGGGTGTTGAACCTGGACCAGCTGCTGAATGTGATCATGGATTCGGTGCTTTCCCTGACCCGGGCCGAACGCGGATTTTTGATGCTCTACGAAGAGGATGTTCTGAAGTTCCGGGTGATCCGCAATCCCCAAAACCAGGAATGGGCGGGCGAGGACTACCAGATCAGCCATACCCTGACCCAGCAGGTGATAGACAGCGGTCAACCGCTCTGGGTGAAGGATGCCTGCCAGGACGCCGCCTACAGCCAATCGGCCTCCATCGCCGACCTCAAGCTGCGCTCCTGCATGTGCGTGCCTCTTTTTTCGGGACAGACCGACAGCCGCAAGCTGCTGGGGGTGATCTACGTGGACAGCCAGCAGCTTCACGAAAGTTTCTCCGCCCAGGACCTGGACCTTTTTTCCGCCCTGGCTGGCCAGGCGGCCATCTCCATCGAGAACGCCCGGCTGGTCGATGATATCCGCCGCTTGGAGGAGGAAAAGCGGACGCAGCTGGAGCGGGAGAATTTATCCCTGCAGAAATTATTGGAGGAAAAAGGAGAGCTGCTGGGCCAGGGGCAGGCCATGGAACAGGTGTTCACAATGATCCGCCGGGTCTCGGGCTCGGATGCCAGCATCCTGCTGTTGGGGGAATCCGGCACCGGAAAGGGCCTGGCGGCCAAGGCCCTTCATCAGCTTTCGTCCCGACAGGACAGGCCTTTCGTGGTCATCGACTGCGGGGCCATTCCGGAGAACCTGCTGGAATCGGAACTGTTCGGATACGAAAAAGGGGCCTTCACCGGGGCCTATGCCAAAAAGCCGGGCAAATTCGAAATGGCCAACGGCGGGACGATCTTTTTGGACGAGGTCGGCGACCTCCCCCTGCTATTGCAGGCCAAACTGCTGCGGGTGCTGCAGGAGGGCATCATCGAGCATATCGGGGGGCGCGACCCCATCAAGGTGGATGTCAGGGTGATAGCCGCCACCAACCGCAACCTGGAGGGCGAAGTCAAAGCCCAGAGATTCCGGCAGGACCTGTACTACCGGCTGAACGTGGTCACCATCAACATGCCGGCCCTCCGGGAGCGGCAGAGCGACATTCTGCTGCTGGCCAGCGTCTTTTTGGAGCGGTTTGCGGCCAAATACAGGAAGGGCATCACCGGTTTCGAGAGCCAGGCCAAGCAGGCCCTGATGGAGCATCCCTGGCCCGGCAATGTGCGGGAGCTGGAGCACCGGATCGAGCGGGCGGTGATCATGTGCGACGAGAAACAGATAACCGCCCAGCACCTGGAACTTAAGCAGGAGCCCCCCAGGGCCGCCCTGGGCCGGCTCAAGAACATCAAGCAGGATCTGGAGAGGCAATTGCTGTCGCAGGCCCTGGCCGCCAACCAGGGAGACATCACTGCCGCCGCCAGGCAGCTGGGGATCACCCGCCAGCAGGTCTATCGGCTGATGGCCAGATATAAAATAAAATGA
- a CDS encoding tetratricopeptide repeat protein: MTKLSKNTKIGTKYQILEFLGQGANSQVYKATDLATGATLALKLFSGDSININQLCQEFRCLSDLSHPNLARAIGYEHYKDGCFFAMEFLPGPDILESCRGLDLRGKCQKLIGLCQALEYIHSRDVIHLDLKPSNLLLDESGTVKLLDFGLAQSTVKVSPLKISGTPSYISPEIISGQAPDGRADLYSLGVLMYQIFTGSLPFQAPTIKELVKKHLYHQPQPPNFIDQSLPERLSLLILRLLSKDPNARPALADEVASELAGIIKLERAEPSPVSRPPFILNCRMAGRDREMNQLRQAVQNAIAGQGHSIFISGETGIGRTKLLTEFSLHSQLLECQVLWARCYQPDAAAFGLMVQLLDQVQSLARNFCPQALAEFGPQLAEIIPGLSDLPEVNNLPPPPVLPAQEQRLRLLDAMTNFIIKTLEASPSRATAIILESIQWIDRESLEALCHLVRNIGRAPVLVVGSFRSDEIESGHFLRATIESLASDNLAEQVFLKRLSRNEVSELIRTVFPSLENLEPLLVKIYGETDGNPLLIEETLYYLIDAGFIVRRHGRWQITTLTPERLDLPGSLTLSFRAKLGKLPPGQLLIMQSLAIMERPAIFPEIRSLTEMEDVQLSRDLLHLKGQSLLAWLQDEKGEPAYGLHHFKIVPEIGLTISRELSSALHRRAALVMEQQRSRSLQDTVLLSSHWEAAGEPAKAAECHLRAGDELSEFSKRQAIEHYRRALVLVPSPRNIPVLEKVQKLYYVSGEYQKALEQALEICQLQGSSPEICYKIGRCQERLGDYDRSVESLQKGLSFSQGDALSAARLMGALAITSIGRGEYRNAEKTCQAALKQLPLNSRPTVEAELYNTLGQAYWHLAEWSQALSVHRRSLEIKEREGSLYGIATSYNNLGAVYYRMYEWDKAAECHKKSFSLREKIGDISGLARSYNNLALIYRHLYDWERALEYHGKCLQTMERIGLGLETAASLVDIGLIHKAKGEWDQALWSYNRAIQLAANIGAKNLLLDAYIRKAELYLALGSLEDSSLFCQKSLAMASELGGRLELGRGLNISGRISQMRQQWDKAREDLTSAREIFSGLDIKAGEAYILKNLADLHRELGQLEESSALADRSLSLAQRVEEQQLVSEVLLLKGELLEEKGLDGYRFMEWSLEIANQVKISETTWPVYSAMARRHLKNKKYPAALECCQKALLLFKQSLANISQPELKTSYILAPRRRQLFRDIKSLSQEVLNHAG; encoded by the coding sequence ATGACTAAATTATCAAAGAACACAAAGATCGGTACCAAGTATCAGATCTTGGAATTTTTGGGCCAGGGAGCCAACAGCCAGGTATATAAGGCCACAGACCTGGCTACGGGAGCAACCCTGGCCTTAAAATTATTCTCCGGGGATTCCATCAACATCAACCAGCTGTGCCAGGAATTTCGTTGTTTGTCCGATCTATCCCACCCCAATCTGGCCCGGGCCATAGGGTATGAGCATTACAAGGACGGGTGTTTTTTCGCGATGGAGTTTCTGCCGGGGCCCGATATCCTGGAAAGCTGCCGCGGATTGGACCTTAGGGGGAAATGCCAGAAACTGATCGGCCTGTGCCAGGCCCTGGAATATATCCATTCCCGGGATGTCATACACCTTGACCTCAAGCCGTCCAACCTGCTGCTGGATGAATCGGGAACCGTGAAGCTGCTTGATTTTGGGCTGGCCCAGAGCACCGTGAAAGTGTCTCCTCTAAAAATATCCGGCACTCCCTCATATATCTCCCCGGAGATAATCTCCGGCCAGGCTCCTGACGGAAGGGCGGACCTGTATTCGCTGGGAGTGCTGATGTACCAGATCTTTACCGGGAGTCTTCCCTTCCAAGCGCCGACCATCAAGGAATTGGTCAAAAAACATCTCTATCATCAACCCCAGCCACCCAATTTCATTGATCAATCACTTCCGGAGCGTTTATCGCTCTTGATCTTAAGGCTGTTGAGCAAGGATCCCAATGCCAGACCGGCTCTGGCCGACGAGGTGGCTTCGGAGCTGGCCGGCATCATTAAACTGGAGCGAGCTGAACCCTCCCCAGTATCCCGGCCCCCTTTCATTTTGAACTGCCGGATGGCGGGGCGGGACAGGGAGATGAATCAGCTCCGCCAGGCGGTCCAGAATGCCATTGCCGGGCAGGGTCACAGCATCTTCATTTCCGGGGAGACCGGCATTGGCCGCACCAAGCTGTTGACCGAATTCTCCCTGCACTCCCAGCTGTTGGAGTGCCAGGTGCTGTGGGCCCGTTGTTATCAGCCGGATGCCGCCGCCTTCGGCCTGATGGTTCAGTTGCTCGATCAGGTGCAATCCCTGGCCCGGAATTTTTGCCCCCAGGCACTGGCCGAATTCGGACCCCAGCTGGCGGAGATCATTCCCGGATTGAGCGATCTGCCTGAAGTAAATAACCTCCCGCCGCCGCCAGTTCTGCCCGCCCAGGAACAGCGTCTTCGCCTTTTGGACGCCATGACCAATTTCATCATTAAAACGCTGGAGGCCTCCCCTTCCCGGGCCACGGCGATCATATTAGAGAGCATTCAATGGATAGACCGCGAAAGCCTGGAAGCTCTTTGTCATCTGGTGCGCAATATCGGGCGGGCCCCGGTCCTGGTGGTGGGCAGTTTTAGAAGCGACGAGATCGAATCCGGTCATTTTCTGAGAGCCACCATCGAAAGCCTGGCATCCGATAATCTGGCGGAACAGGTCTTTCTTAAGCGACTAAGCCGCAACGAGGTCTCGGAGTTGATCCGGACCGTCTTCCCCAGTCTGGAGAACCTGGAGCCATTGCTGGTTAAAATTTACGGCGAGACCGATGGCAACCCTCTGCTGATAGAGGAGACCCTGTACTATCTGATCGATGCCGGTTTTATCGTCCGGCGTCACGGGCGCTGGCAGATAACCACCCTGACCCCGGAACGACTGGATCTCCCCGGCAGCCTGACCCTATCCTTCAGGGCCAAGCTGGGAAAACTGCCGCCGGGCCAGCTGCTGATAATGCAATCCCTGGCCATAATGGAGCGGCCGGCCATCTTTCCGGAGATCCGGAGCCTTACCGAGATGGAGGACGTTCAGCTTAGCCGGGACCTTCTGCACCTTAAAGGCCAAAGTCTGCTGGCCTGGCTGCAGGATGAAAAGGGGGAGCCGGCCTACGGCCTGCATCATTTTAAGATCGTCCCCGAGATAGGCCTTACCATCAGCCGGGAGCTATCTTCCGCACTGCATCGCAGGGCGGCCCTGGTCATGGAACAACAGAGAAGCCGTTCGCTGCAGGATACGGTACTGCTGTCCAGCCATTGGGAGGCTGCCGGGGAGCCGGCCAAGGCTGCGGAATGCCATCTGCGAGCAGGCGACGAGCTGTCCGAGTTCTCCAAACGGCAGGCCATTGAGCATTACCGGAGGGCCCTAGTGCTGGTGCCGTCCCCCCGGAATATCCCGGTGCTGGAAAAGGTGCAGAAACTGTATTACGTATCCGGTGAATACCAGAAAGCGCTGGAGCAGGCCCTGGAGATATGTCAACTGCAGGGCTCCTCCCCGGAGATATGCTACAAGATAGGGCGTTGCCAGGAACGCCTGGGGGATTACGACCGTTCGGTGGAATCCCTGCAGAAGGGATTATCATTCTCCCAGGGAGATGCCCTGTCGGCAGCCCGTTTGATGGGAGCGCTGGCCATTACCAGCATCGGCCGGGGCGAATACCGCAATGCCGAAAAAACCTGCCAGGCGGCCTTGAAACAACTGCCCCTTAACAGCCGGCCCACGGTGGAGGCCGAACTGTACAACACCCTGGGACAGGCCTATTGGCATCTGGCCGAATGGAGCCAGGCCCTGTCGGTCCACCGCAGAAGCCTGGAGATAAAAGAACGCGAGGGCAGTCTCTACGGCATAGCCACCAGCTACAACAACCTCGGCGCGGTATATTACCGGATGTACGAATGGGACAAGGCGGCCGAGTGCCATAAGAAAAGTTTCTCTCTGCGGGAGAAGATCGGCGATATCAGCGGCCTGGCCCGTTCCTACAACAACCTGGCCCTGATATACCGGCACCTCTACGACTGGGAAAGGGCCTTGGAGTACCACGGCAAATGCCTGCAGACCATGGAGCGGATCGGGCTGGGGCTGGAGACCGCCGCCTCGTTGGTGGACATAGGCCTGATCCATAAGGCCAAGGGCGAATGGGACCAGGCCCTCTGGAGCTATAACCGGGCCATCCAGCTGGCGGCCAATATCGGGGCCAAGAACCTGCTGCTGGATGCCTATATCCGAAAGGCCGAGCTCTACCTGGCCCTGGGTAGCCTTGAGGACTCCAGCCTGTTCTGCCAGAAATCGCTGGCCATGGCCAGCGAGCTGGGCGGCCGGCTGGAGCTGGGGAGGGGGCTGAACATATCGGGGCGCATCAGCCAGATGCGGCAGCAGTGGGATAAAGCCCGGGAAGATCTCACCAGCGCCCGGGAGATCTTCTCGGGACTGGATATCAAGGCCGGCGAGGCTTACATCCTGAAGAACCTGGCCGACCTGCACCGCGAGCTGGGTCAGTTGGAGGAGTCCTCCGCCCTGGCCGACAGGTCGCTGAGCCTGGCCCAGCGGGTCGAGGAACAGCAGCTGGTCTCGGAGGTCCTGCTGCTGAAGGGCGAACTGCTGGAGGAGAAGGGACTGGACGGCTATCGTTTCATGGAGTGGTCGCTGGAGATAGCAAACCAGGTCAAGATCAGCGAAACCACCTGGCCGGTGTACTCGGCCATGGCCCGCCGCCATTTAAAGAACAAAAAATACCCGGCGGCCCTGGAGTGCTGCCAGAAGGCCCTGCTCCTGTTCAAACAGTCTCTGGCCAATATCAGCCAGCCGGAGCTGAAAACTTCGTATATCTTGGCCCCCCGGAGGCGACAGCTGTTCCGGGATATTAAATCATTGAGCCAGGAGGTGCTGAACCATGCCGGTTAG
- a CDS encoding clostripain-related cysteine peptidase, giving the protein MKKIGLFAVSAIILLAGLASAQTTIFSDNMTNLSAWTLSPTTGGWTTTSTKYNSASYSAMCDNVSPYGANQNNYMTKTVSLSGYTNVTLKFYIWQYSESGYDYIRVQYLVGSTWTTAWQRAGSYQAWAQQSVSIPNTATQVRFYFNSDGSVQNTGVYIDDVVLAGTATTVTQNDAGSGTDAGNDFATALTLAPGTYTCYLDATDRNDYFKFNVTSGQVIKVKTVPPSTADYDLYLYNPSQAQKGSSTAGTGAADSVVFTADATGYWYAKAYEYSGSGNYTLIITVSGGTTPTPALAVSMSSWSPAAAGGTSGTVSVTNSATADVISYTVSDNATWLTTSAASGSTPGSFTMTAEANTGLARSATVTVTATAPSGTTGSPKTITVNQAAASTGGAEWTVMIYLNADNNLEPDGINDFLEMAAASYSSGKINVIVQMDRSSSYETTYENWTGCKRFKIASGMTPTAAYQISDLGEVDMGNPATLVSFATWAIQNYPANRYSLVMWDHGDGWYKKDGEDEVLKGFSNDDSHGSVIGIANGEFAGAMAQIKTALGRNLDHIGWDACLMGMWEVLDISRNYANVANVSEETEGAAGWYYTTWLNTLNTTPTTSAIDLGKAIINGTTSQSTLSVVDLTLVSDLNTKVNTLATELMAARGAGLGASISTALTNSLKFSTSYFSYHIDLSDFAAKVKAAITTRPTLTTACDNVIGSVASAVKLYKNSSTYANARGIAVYHCKIDGSNYDTAYNSLPIASSTVWDEYIKGGSSGGSTANYTKSTATYGWDASATTATGLTGDDQSVSKSIGFAFNFYGTSYTTVNICSNGFLNFGTSSTAYSPAAIPNTAAPNALIAGLWRDLNVSGGGTITYYSSATKFVVSFNAVKNYSNTSLQTFQVILTPDGKIKIQWGGITTETYASGVENQAGTLGVAATAAANSAALFTPPSAWSSAIDDPQVRLNTQAMPLSNQLFQNAPNPVRYKTLIAFQLEKPGDVSLKIYNLNGQLVRTLALGQHNSGYHQVMWDAKDDAGRKVADGVYIYKLASGEFSHAKKMVLVK; this is encoded by the coding sequence ATGAAAAAGATCGGTTTATTCGCGGTATCTGCCATCATTCTCTTGGCAGGCCTAGCCTCGGCCCAGACCACTATCTTCTCCGACAACATGACCAACCTGTCTGCCTGGACCTTGTCGCCGACCACGGGGGGCTGGACCACCACCAGCACCAAATATAACAGCGCCTCCTACAGCGCCATGTGCGACAATGTCAGCCCTTACGGGGCCAACCAGAACAATTATATGACCAAAACGGTCAGCCTGTCGGGATATACCAACGTCACCCTGAAATTCTACATCTGGCAGTACAGCGAGAGCGGGTACGATTATATCCGGGTGCAGTACCTGGTGGGCAGCACCTGGACCACCGCCTGGCAGAGGGCCGGCAGCTATCAGGCTTGGGCCCAGCAGTCGGTCAGCATTCCCAACACCGCCACCCAGGTCCGCTTCTATTTCAACTCCGACGGCAGCGTCCAGAACACCGGGGTGTACATCGATGACGTGGTCCTTGCCGGGACCGCGACCACCGTCACCCAGAACGATGCCGGCTCCGGTACCGATGCCGGCAACGACTTCGCCACCGCGCTGACCCTGGCTCCGGGCACCTATACCTGCTACCTGGACGCCACCGACCGGAACGATTACTTCAAATTTAACGTTACCTCCGGCCAGGTCATCAAGGTAAAGACCGTGCCTCCCAGCACCGCCGATTATGACCTGTATCTGTACAATCCCTCGCAGGCCCAGAAGGGGTCCAGCACCGCCGGCACCGGTGCGGCAGATTCGGTGGTCTTTACTGCTGACGCCACCGGATATTGGTACGCCAAGGCCTATGAATACAGCGGTTCCGGCAACTACACACTGATCATAACCGTCTCGGGCGGAACCACCCCCACCCCCGCCCTGGCCGTCAGCATGAGCTCCTGGTCCCCGGCCGCCGCCGGCGGGACCTCCGGCACGGTCAGCGTCACCAATTCCGCCACAGCTGACGTCATCTCCTATACCGTGTCCGATAATGCCACCTGGCTCACCACCTCGGCCGCCAGCGGCAGCACCCCGGGCTCGTTCACCATGACCGCCGAGGCCAACACCGGCCTGGCCCGTTCGGCCACCGTCACCGTCACCGCCACCGCGCCCTCGGGCACCACCGGCTCTCCCAAGACCATCACCGTCAACCAGGCGGCAGCCAGCACCGGCGGGGCCGAATGGACCGTCATGATCTACCTGAACGCCGACAACAACCTGGAGCCGGACGGGATCAACGATTTTCTGGAGATGGCCGCCGCCTCATACAGTTCGGGCAAGATCAACGTCATCGTCCAGATGGACCGCTCATCCAGCTATGAAACTACCTATGAGAACTGGACCGGCTGCAAGCGTTTCAAGATCGCCAGCGGGATGACCCCCACTGCGGCCTACCAGATATCGGACCTGGGCGAGGTGGACATGGGCAACCCCGCCACTTTGGTCAGCTTCGCCACCTGGGCCATTCAGAACTACCCGGCCAACCGCTATTCCCTGGTCATGTGGGATCACGGCGACGGCTGGTACAAAAAGGACGGCGAGGACGAGGTCCTCAAGGGCTTCTCCAACGACGACTCCCACGGCTCGGTGATCGGCATCGCCAACGGGGAATTCGCCGGGGCCATGGCCCAGATCAAGACCGCCCTGGGCCGGAACCTGGACCACATCGGCTGGGATGCCTGCCTGATGGGCATGTGGGAGGTGCTGGATATATCGCGCAATTACGCCAACGTGGCCAACGTTTCCGAGGAGACCGAGGGGGCCGCCGGCTGGTATTACACCACCTGGCTGAACACCCTGAACACCACTCCCACCACCAGCGCCATCGACCTGGGCAAGGCCATCATCAACGGGACCACCAGCCAGTCGACCCTGTCGGTGGTGGACCTGACCCTGGTCTCCGACCTGAACACCAAGGTCAACACCCTGGCCACCGAACTGATGGCGGCCCGGGGGGCCGGTCTGGGCGCCAGCATCAGCACGGCGCTGACCAACAGTCTCAAGTTCTCCACCAGCTATTTTTCATATCACATAGATCTGTCGGACTTCGCCGCCAAGGTCAAGGCCGCCATCACCACCCGGCCCACCCTGACCACCGCCTGCGACAACGTCATCGGCTCGGTGGCCTCGGCGGTCAAGCTGTACAAGAATTCGTCCACCTACGCCAATGCCCGGGGCATCGCGGTCTACCACTGCAAGATCGACGGCTCCAACTACGACACCGCCTACAATAGCCTGCCCATCGCCTCCAGCACCGTGTGGGATGAGTATATCAAGGGCGGCTCCAGCGGCGGTAGCACCGCAAATTACACCAAGAGCACCGCCACCTACGGCTGGGATGCCTCGGCCACCACCGCCACCGGCCTGACCGGGGACGACCAGAGCGTCAGCAAGTCCATCGGCTTTGCCTTCAACTTTTACGGCACCAGCTATACCACCGTCAACATCTGTTCCAACGGGTTCCTCAACTTCGGCACCAGCTCCACCGCCTACAGCCCGGCCGCCATTCCCAACACCGCGGCCCCCAACGCCCTGATCGCCGGCCTGTGGAGGGACCTGAACGTATCGGGCGGCGGCACCATCACCTACTACTCGTCGGCCACCAAATTCGTGGTGTCCTTCAACGCCGTCAAGAACTACTCCAACACCAGCCTGCAAACCTTCCAGGTGATCCTGACCCCCGACGGCAAGATCAAGATCCAGTGGGGCGGCATCACCACCGAGACCTACGCCTCGGGGGTGGAGAACCAGGCCGGCACCCTGGGCGTGGCGGCCACCGCTGCGGCCAATTCGGCGGCGCTGTTCACCCCGCCGTCAGCCTGGAGCTCAGCTATCGACGATCCGCAGGTCAGGCTCAATACCCAGGCGATGCCGCTGTCCAACCAGCTGTTCCAGAACGCCCCCAACCCGGTCAGATATAAAACCCTGATCGCCTTCCAACTGGAGAAGCCGGGCGATGTTTCCCTGAAGATCTACAACCTCAACGGACAGCTGGTCAGAACCCTGGCCTTGGGACAGCATAATTCCGGATATCATCAGGTCATGTGGGACGCCAAGGATGATGCCGGGAGGAAGGTGGCTGACGGAGTGTATATCTACAAGCTGGCTTCCGGGGAGTTCAGCCACGCCAAAAAAATGGTGCTGGTCAAATAA